A window of Oceanibaculum indicum P24 contains these coding sequences:
- the recF gene encoding DNA replication/repair protein RecF (All proteins in this family for which functions are known are DNA-binding proteins that assist the filamentation of RecA onto DNA for the initiation of recombination or recombinational repair.): protein MNAALAFQQQPARASARLAVERLIVTDFRCYASARLEIDGRPVVLTGANGAGKTNLLEAVSFLAPGRGLRRAKLSEIDRLSGDAGGWAVAARLETALGPLDIGTGRDMAAATGVERRVVRIDGETAKSQSVLADHLSMAWLTPQMDRLFLDGASGRRRFFDRLAYGADPAHAGRVSAYEQALRERARLLKQGRADARWLTALEEQMAAGGIAIAAARQALVARLNQACEMSTGPFPRAALALEGTVDQWLAEMPALDAEDRLRAALADNRRLDAETGGAAEGPHRSDIVARHVEKDMPAALCSTGEQKALLIAITLAHARAQTAETGIAPILLLDEVAAHLDEARRAALYDEICALGSQAWLTGTDRALFEPFAGRAQYAIVADATITPEASV from the coding sequence GTGAACGCCGCCCTTGCCTTTCAGCAGCAGCCCGCCCGTGCCTCCGCACGGCTCGCGGTGGAGAGGCTCATTGTCACCGATTTCCGCTGCTACGCCTCGGCGCGGCTGGAGATCGATGGCCGGCCGGTCGTGCTGACCGGCGCCAATGGGGCGGGCAAGACCAACCTGCTGGAAGCGGTTTCCTTCCTGGCGCCAGGCCGTGGCCTGCGCCGCGCGAAACTGTCGGAGATTGACCGGCTTTCCGGCGATGCCGGCGGCTGGGCGGTTGCCGCCCGGCTGGAGACGGCGCTGGGTCCGCTCGATATCGGCACCGGCCGCGACATGGCGGCGGCAACCGGCGTGGAGCGGCGGGTCGTGCGCATCGACGGCGAGACCGCGAAGAGCCAGAGCGTGCTGGCCGACCATCTCTCGATGGCCTGGCTGACGCCGCAGATGGACCGGCTGTTCCTCGATGGCGCCTCGGGCCGCCGGCGGTTCTTCGACCGGCTGGCCTATGGTGCCGATCCGGCCCATGCCGGCCGCGTGTCGGCCTATGAGCAGGCCTTGCGCGAACGCGCGCGGCTGCTGAAGCAGGGCCGGGCCGATGCCCGCTGGCTGACGGCGCTGGAGGAACAGATGGCGGCGGGCGGTATCGCCATCGCCGCCGCCCGGCAGGCGCTGGTGGCGCGGCTGAACCAGGCCTGCGAGATGAGCACGGGACCGTTCCCGCGCGCCGCGCTGGCGCTGGAGGGCACGGTCGATCAATGGCTGGCCGAGATGCCGGCGCTGGACGCGGAGGACCGGCTGCGCGCCGCCCTTGCCGACAACCGGCGGTTGGACGCGGAGACCGGCGGCGCCGCCGAAGGCCCGCACCGCAGCGACATCGTGGCCCGCCATGTCGAGAAGGACATGCCCGCCGCCCTGTGCTCGACCGGCGAGCAGAAGGCGCTGCTGATCGCCATCACCCTGGCCCATGCGCGGGCCCAGACGGCGGAGACCGGCATCGCGCCGATCCTGCTGCTGGACGAGGTGGCGGCGCATCTGGACGAGGCGCGCCGCGCCGCACTGTATGACGAGATTTGCGCCCTGGGCTCGCAAGCCTGGCTAACCGGGACCGACCGGGCCCTGTTCGAGCCGTTCGCCGGGCGGGCGCAGTACGCCATCGTGGCAGATGCCACGATCACACCCGAAGCATCCGTTTGA